A genome region from Polyodon spathula isolate WHYD16114869_AA chromosome 19, ASM1765450v1, whole genome shotgun sequence includes the following:
- the LOC121295070 gene encoding coronin-2B isoform X2 codes for MSWCPQYRSSKFRNVYGKVANREQCFEGIPITKNVHDNHFCAVNAKFLAIVTESAGGGSFLVIPVEQTGRIDPHYPKVCGHQGNVLDIKWNPFMDNIIASCSEDTSVRIWEIPEGGLKRNMAEAVLELYGHSRRVGLIEWHPTGNNILFSAGYDYKILIWNLDIGEPVKMIDCHSDVILCMSFNTDGSLVATSCKDKKLRVIEPRSGRVLQEANCKNHRVNRVVFLGNMKRLLTTGVSRWNTRQIALWDQEDLSMPMIEEEIDGLSGLLFPFYDADTHMLYLAGKGDGNIRYYEMGTEKPYLQYLLEFRSPAPQKGLGVMPKHGLDVSACEVFRFYKLFTLKGLIEPISMIVPRRSETYQEDIYPMTPGMEPALSASEWLSGINRDPVLVSLKEGYKKPSNLVFKVPVKEKRSVVVNGIDLLENVPPRTENELLRVFFRQQDELRRLKDELSQKDIKIRQLELELNNLKNSPKTM; via the exons ATGTCTTGGTGTCCGCAGTACCGGAGCTCCAAGTTTCGAAACGTCTATGGGAAAGTGGCCAACAGGGAGCAGTGCTTCGAAGGCATTCCCATCACCAAGAACGTCCACGACAACCACTTCTGCGCTGTCAATGCCAAGTTCCTCGCCATAGTAACGGAGAGCGCTGGCGGAGGCTCCTTTCTAGTCATCCCGGTGGAACAA ACTGGACGGATTGATCCTCATTACCCGAAAGTGTGCGGCCATCAAGGGAATGTCCTGGACATCAAGTGGAACCCCTTCATGGACAACATCATCGCTTCCTGTTCAGAGGACACTTCG GTGAGGATATGGGAGATCCCGGAGGGGGGGCTGAAGCGGAACATGGCAGAGGCGGTTCTTGAGCTGTACGGACACAGCCGGCGCGTGGGCCTCATCGAGTGGCATCCTACCGGCAACAACATCCTGTTCAGCGCCGGGTACGACTACAAG ATCCTCATCTGGAACCTGGATATCGGCGAGCCTGTGAAGATGATCGACTGCCACTCTGATGTCATCCTCTGCATGTCTTTCAACACCGACGGCAGCTTAGTGGCCACCAGCTGCAAGGACAAGAAGCTCAGGGTGATAGAGCCCCGCTCTGGGAGAGTGCTGCAG GAAGCAAACTGCAAGAATCACAGAGTGAACCGTGTGGTGTTCCTGGGGAATATGAAGAGGCTGTTGACCACAGGAGTGTCCAGGTGGAACACCAGGCAGATCGCACTCTGGGACCAG GAGGACCTGTCCATGCCGATGATCGAGGAGGAGATTGACGGGCTGTCAGGGCTGCTCTTCCCCTTTTATGACGCTGACACACACATGCTGTACCTGGCTGGAAAG GGTGATGGGAATATCCGCTATTACGAGATGGGCACGGAGAAGCCCTACCTGCAGTACCTGCTGGAGTTCAGGTCGCCTGCGCCACAGAAGGGACTGG GGGTAATGCCGAAGCACGGGCTGGATGTGTCGGCCTGTGAGGTGTTCCGCTTCTACAAACTCTTCACTCTGAAGGGGCTCATCGAGCCCATCTCCATGATCGTGCCAAGAAGG TCAGAAACTTACCAAGAGGACATCTATCCAATGACGCCAGGCATGGAGCCAGCCCTCTCAGCTAGTGAATGGTTGAGCGGGATCAACAGAG ATCCTGTATTGGTGTCGCTGAAGGAGGGCTACAAGAAGCCGTCCAACTTGGTTTTCAAAGTGCCTGTTAAAGAAAAGAGGAGCGTGGTGGTGAACGGAATTGACTTGCTGGAAAACGTGCCACCGAGGACAGAGAATGAG CTCCTGCGCGTGTTCTTCCGACAGCAGGACGAGCTCCGACGGCTGAAGGACGAGCTCTCGCAAAAGGACATTAAAATCCGACAATTAGAACTGGAGCTGAACAACCTGAAGAACAGTCCCAAAACCATGTGA
- the LOC121295070 gene encoding coronin-2B isoform X1 translates to MTVTKMSWCPQYRSSKFRNVYGKVANREQCFEGIPITKNVHDNHFCAVNAKFLAIVTESAGGGSFLVIPVEQTGRIDPHYPKVCGHQGNVLDIKWNPFMDNIIASCSEDTSVRIWEIPEGGLKRNMAEAVLELYGHSRRVGLIEWHPTGNNILFSAGYDYKILIWNLDIGEPVKMIDCHSDVILCMSFNTDGSLVATSCKDKKLRVIEPRSGRVLQEANCKNHRVNRVVFLGNMKRLLTTGVSRWNTRQIALWDQEDLSMPMIEEEIDGLSGLLFPFYDADTHMLYLAGKGDGNIRYYEMGTEKPYLQYLLEFRSPAPQKGLGVMPKHGLDVSACEVFRFYKLFTLKGLIEPISMIVPRRSETYQEDIYPMTPGMEPALSASEWLSGINRDPVLVSLKEGYKKPSNLVFKVPVKEKRSVVVNGIDLLENVPPRTENELLRVFFRQQDELRRLKDELSQKDIKIRQLELELNNLKNSPKTM, encoded by the exons ATGTCTTGGTGTCCGCAGTACCGGAGCTCCAAGTTTCGAAACGTCTATGGGAAAGTGGCCAACAGGGAGCAGTGCTTCGAAGGCATTCCCATCACCAAGAACGTCCACGACAACCACTTCTGCGCTGTCAATGCCAAGTTCCTCGCCATAGTAACGGAGAGCGCTGGCGGAGGCTCCTTTCTAGTCATCCCGGTGGAACAA ACTGGACGGATTGATCCTCATTACCCGAAAGTGTGCGGCCATCAAGGGAATGTCCTGGACATCAAGTGGAACCCCTTCATGGACAACATCATCGCTTCCTGTTCAGAGGACACTTCG GTGAGGATATGGGAGATCCCGGAGGGGGGGCTGAAGCGGAACATGGCAGAGGCGGTTCTTGAGCTGTACGGACACAGCCGGCGCGTGGGCCTCATCGAGTGGCATCCTACCGGCAACAACATCCTGTTCAGCGCCGGGTACGACTACAAG ATCCTCATCTGGAACCTGGATATCGGCGAGCCTGTGAAGATGATCGACTGCCACTCTGATGTCATCCTCTGCATGTCTTTCAACACCGACGGCAGCTTAGTGGCCACCAGCTGCAAGGACAAGAAGCTCAGGGTGATAGAGCCCCGCTCTGGGAGAGTGCTGCAG GAAGCAAACTGCAAGAATCACAGAGTGAACCGTGTGGTGTTCCTGGGGAATATGAAGAGGCTGTTGACCACAGGAGTGTCCAGGTGGAACACCAGGCAGATCGCACTCTGGGACCAG GAGGACCTGTCCATGCCGATGATCGAGGAGGAGATTGACGGGCTGTCAGGGCTGCTCTTCCCCTTTTATGACGCTGACACACACATGCTGTACCTGGCTGGAAAG GGTGATGGGAATATCCGCTATTACGAGATGGGCACGGAGAAGCCCTACCTGCAGTACCTGCTGGAGTTCAGGTCGCCTGCGCCACAGAAGGGACTGG GGGTAATGCCGAAGCACGGGCTGGATGTGTCGGCCTGTGAGGTGTTCCGCTTCTACAAACTCTTCACTCTGAAGGGGCTCATCGAGCCCATCTCCATGATCGTGCCAAGAAGG TCAGAAACTTACCAAGAGGACATCTATCCAATGACGCCAGGCATGGAGCCAGCCCTCTCAGCTAGTGAATGGTTGAGCGGGATCAACAGAG ATCCTGTATTGGTGTCGCTGAAGGAGGGCTACAAGAAGCCGTCCAACTTGGTTTTCAAAGTGCCTGTTAAAGAAAAGAGGAGCGTGGTGGTGAACGGAATTGACTTGCTGGAAAACGTGCCACCGAGGACAGAGAATGAG CTCCTGCGCGTGTTCTTCCGACAGCAGGACGAGCTCCGACGGCTGAAGGACGAGCTCTCGCAAAAGGACATTAAAATCCGACAATTAGAACTGGAGCTGAACAACCTGAAGAACAGTCCCAAAACCATGTGA
- the LOC121295071 gene encoding acidic leucine-rich nuclear phosphoprotein 32 family member A-like, whose protein sequence is MDMKKRIHLELRNRTPADVKELVLDNCRSNEGKIEGLTDEFEGLEFLSTINVGLTSVGNLPKLNKLKKLELSDNRISGGLEVLAEKCPNLTHLNLSGNKIKDLSTIEPLKKLENLKSLDLFNCEVTNLNDYRENVFKLLPQLTYLDGYDKEDEEAPDSDTEAWKDEDDDDDEVEEEEEEEEEYDEEAVAGEDEEEEDEEEGEEEEEISEEEEEEEEELVDGEVDDEDEDEEEKGEKRKRDPDDEGEEDD, encoded by the exons ATGGACATGAAGAAAAGGATTCATCTAGAGCTCCGGAATCGAACACCGGCAGAC GTTAAAGAACTTGTTTTGGACAACTGTCGTTCAAATGAAGGTAAAATCGAGGGCCTTACAGATGAGTTTGAGGGACTGGAGTTCTTAAGCACAATCAACGTAGGCCTGACATCAGTGGGAAACTTGCCGAAGTTAAACAAACTTAAAAAG cttgAGCTCAGTGACAACAGAATCTCAGGAGGACTGGAAGTATTGGCAGAAAAATGCCCAAATCTCACACATCTCAACCTCAGcggcaataaaataaaagatctcaGCACAATAGAACCTCTG aaaaagtTAGAAAACCTTAAGAGTTTAGACCTTTTCAACTGCGAGGTGACCAACTTAAACGACTACAGAGAAAATGTTTTCAAGCTCCTTCCTCAGCTCACATACCTGGATGGCTATGACAAGGAGGATGAAGAAGCACCAGACTCAGATACAGAAGCATGGaaggatgaggatgatgatgacgatg aggtagaggaggaggaggaggaagaggaggaataTGACGAAGAGGCAGTTGCGGGAGaagatgaggaggaagaggatgaagaggaaggggaggaggaagaggaaatCAGTGAGGAAGAA gaggaagaggaggaagaactCGTAGATGGTGAAGTAGACGATGAAGACGAAGATG aagaagaaaaaggtGAGAAGAGAAAAAGAGACCCAGATGACGAAGGTGAAGAAGATGATTGA